The following nucleotide sequence is from Apodemus sylvaticus chromosome 2, mApoSyl1.1, whole genome shotgun sequence.
gaaaatttcccaaccaaaaaaagcacgggaccagatggcttcagtgcagaattatatcagacctccaaagaagacctaacaccaatactcttcaaactgttccacaaaatagagacagagggaacactaccaaactcattctatgaagccacgattacactgataccaataccacacaaaaatccaacaaagaaagagaacttcaggccaatttcccttatgaatatcaattcaaaaatactcaataaaattcttgccaacgaaatccaagagcacatcaaaacgatcatccaccacgatcaagtggccttcatcccagggatgcataatataaatccattaatgcaatccactacataaacaaactcaaagaaaagaaccacatggtcatttcattagatgctgtaaaagcatttgacaaaattcagcctcctttcatgctaaaagtcttggaaagaacaggaattcaaggcccatacctaaacataggtaaagcaatatacagtaaacaggtagccaacatcaaactaaatggagagaaacttgaagcaatcccactaaaatcagggactagaccaggctgtcctctctctccatatctttttaatatagtacttgaagttctcgctagagcaattagacaacataaggaggtcaaagggatacaaattggaaaggaagaagtaaaattatcactatttgcagatgacatgatagtatacttaagtgacccaaaaaactccaccagagaattcctacagctgataaacaacttcagcaaagtggctggttataaaatcaactcaagcaaatcagttgccttcctatactcaaaggataagcaggctgagaaagaaattagggaaatgacacccttcataatagccacaaacaatataaagtatcttggtgtgactctaaccaaacaagtgaaagatctatatgacaagaacttcaggtctctgaagaaggaaatcgaagaagacctcagaaaatggaaaaaacttccatgctcatggattggcaggattaatatagttaaaatggccatcttgccaaaagcaatatacagattcaatgcaatccccatcaaaatcccaactcagttcttcacagagttagaaaaagcaattctcaaattcatctggaataacaaaaaaacccagtatagctaaaaactcttctcaacagtaaaagaacttctgtgggaattagtatcccagacctcaagcaatactacagagcaatagtgataaaaactgcatggtattggcacaaggacaggcaagtggaccaatgcaatagaattgaagacccagaaatgaatccacacacctatggttacttgatctttgacaaaggagctgaaaacatccagtggaaaaaagatagtcttttcaacaaatggtgctggttcaactggaggtcagcatgcaggagaatgtgaattgatccattcttatctccttgtactaagcccaaatccaagtggatcaaggacctccacataaaaccagacacactgaaactaatagaaaagaaactggtaaaaacccttgaggacatgggcacaggggaaaagttcctgaacagaacaccaatagcttatgctctaagatcaagaattgacaaatgggacctcataaaattacaaagtttctgtaaggcaaaggacactgtcaaaaggacaaaacagcaaccaacaaattgggaaaagatcttcaccaaccctacatctgatagagagctaatatccaatatatacaaagaactcaagaagatagaccccagggaaccaaataaccctattaaaaatggggtacaaatctaaacaaagaattttcacctgaagaaattcggatggccgagaagcaccttaataaatgctcaacatcattagtcattagggaaatgcaaatctaaacaaccctgagatttcgcctcacaccagtcagaatggctaaggttaaaaactcaggagacagccggtgttggcaaggatgtggagaaagaggaacactccttcactgctggtgggattgtaagatggtacaaccactatggaaatcagtgtggtggttcctaagaaaactggacatgacacttccagaggaccctgctatacctctcctgggcatatacccagaggatcccccagcatgcaataagggcacatgctccactgtgttcagaGGTAGGGTtagtgaacatcttttcccagtttgttggttggttgcccttttgtctttttgacagtgtccttttttttttttttttttttacataaactgtaattttgtgaggtcccatttgtcaattcttgatcttagagcataagcttttggtgttctgttcaggaacttttcccctttgcccatgtgttcaagattcttccacactttcttctctataagcttcagtgggTCTGGTTCtttgtgtaggtccttgatccacttggagttgagcttagtacaaggagataagaatggtcaattcgcattcttctacatgttgacctccagttgaaccagcactatttgttgaaatgactatctttttaccactggatgttttcagcttctttttcaaagatcaagtgaccagaagtgtgagggttcatttctgggtcttcaattctattccattgatctacctgcctatcactgtaccaataccataaactttttaaaactattgctctgtagtactgcttgaggtctgggatactgattgcttgaaagttcttttactgttgagaatagttttatctatcctgggttttttgttattccagatgaatttgagaattgctctttctaactctatgaaaaactgagttgggattttgatgggaattgcattgaatctgtatattgcttttggcaagatggccatttttactatactaatcctgccaatccacgagcatagaagatttttccatcttctgaggtcttcttggatttctttcttcaaagacttgaagttcttgtcatacagatctgtaaataaattatgtaaatatgtaaataaaatatgtaaaaatatgtaaataaattatatcaaataaaaaaaaattgaatagtTGTGTCTTTGGcacagttttcttctatgatcatATTGAAGTTCGTGTGTTTGCCATAGACGTGGAATTCATCTCTGTCACCTCTGAGTGTAATTTGAAGATTTGACTTATTTTACATTGTCCCATATCCACAGTACTTTCTAAGCCTACACTTGACTAACTGAACCATATTTACATCCCCACAGCCTGAGTTCTATTGACCATACAGttaatgtacatgtgtgtgtgtgtgtgtgtgtgtgttctgtaagaAAAATCCCTTAACCTTAGTGTGTTTGGAGGAGGtgactttttcttaattttatcaaAAGACTTGTTAATTTCTTGATGAGACATTAAAGCAATTGTCAAATATGTATGGAAGTTACCACGaatgttttcaaaacaggatGGATACTTTGGGGAATATAAATTGTTATTCTACTTCTTTTTATGGGATATTATTACTCTTACTTTTGTTCACAAGGACTGGGATCAGTTAATGTACACATACAATTATGGCTTGAAAAGACTATCACACACATGGGAAACCCAGACCTCAGCTGTTTCTATTCTACTGTTCTCCTAGAATTTGGAAAGTTCACTTTTCCATTTGATGGTCCCACTTCATAACAATGTCAAGATCAGAAGTGCCTTCTCCAGATGAAATGATAACAATGGGTCTAGAGGGAGATGAGCTGATGACATTTCTTCCATATAACTACTTCTTAAGGCCTCATTCTTCAAGGATGCTTATGGGAGGCCCAGACGGTGagtggttcttttttctttctttttctttttgtaagttcTTTTCATTATAGTGAGAGTAGTAGGTGGTAGAATGAATCAGGATCCTGTAATAAATGATTTGAGCATTTTCTCCTTACAATTTTGTTTCTGAGATATATTGAATCATAAGTAAACCAGAGGTGCTTGCAGACTTAAAAATATCAGTGTATTGATTTATAAAAGAAGACTAATTATACTCAGTTTGATCTCTTCTAAATGTGATAGTAGACAGGGCCTAGTAGGATGGATAGAGATAGGAAAATCTAACGGGCTGAAGATGATCACTGagtattatatattaaatgaaaatatcatgaCACCCATTAGTTTTTATAATGAATCTACACtgatgtatatttaaaaattaactctATCTCAAACTTTAATGAGCCTATCAGACAGATAATTGTACTGACTGTGGGCTCTAAGATTTCTAAATTCATGGTTCCTTTTAGGTATGGCTAAATGTTTTCAATTTCCATCCCTATAACAAAACTCCTGAACTGTCTTAAGGAATAAAAATCGAGTGACAACCATTTAGTCTCTCGCAGGGGTTGGTTTACAATATTGATGCATTctatttgtgttttgtatttttccattttaatattttatcaagTTTTCAACTTTTTACATAGATTTGTTTAATATATTCCAATTATTTctcataatatacatattttataggaACTTCAAAAGTATTTGGAAATCTCTCCTCATTTATTATCCTTACTCAAATGAATTTTCCTTattcaaatttaattttcagtaggatttttagtcattttattaaaatgaatttcttttccttaattcTGGTTTTTTAAATCAAACCTTGCAGTACTAAGGCTTAACAATATTGAGTAAGACTTTCATAAGCAGTGggaattatatttataattcttGAATAATGTACAATTATTTAATGTGAAATTCACTAAGGTTTCTCTGCTATTGTAAATGTCTATGAATATACTCTGGGTTTCAATACTTAAAACAAACTATTGCAAATTTATCTAATGTGGAAGCTGCCAAAActtcaatttccttttaaaataaaagatgattttCTCAGCATATATCACATGGTAAGAAATCAGTTTTCACTCATGAGAGCTATGGCCTTTTTTCACCAACCCTCAGCTCCAGTGAGCCTCAAATAAAAGTGCCAATTTATGAATTAGAAGGTGGTTTATTTTCTGTATGGGGTAAACATTTACAATGCAATGGACATGAGGTAGAGAGGTTGAAGTGCATATTTTTGGCATAAGAATAAAGCACTTTATATTACTGTCTTATACCTAATTAAATTATcatctttttatattaattatacttGTGCTTATAGCAATAAATTATTGAAGTTTAATTAAtagtaaaatatatgtatatagtttgtCCAGTTGGTTTAAAATTAATATTGGACTAAAGTTCTTACAGTTAACAAACTAAGGTCGTAATTAAGTATTCTCCTGGaggtttatttagttttcttattttatttgtttttgtctatTTCTATGTCTATGCTATGTCTATGTctaatgtacatgtatatatacatataatatctgTCTACCTCTTGCATGCCTGGTCAGAAAGAAGTTGTATCCCCTTCAACCTGAGTCACATATAGTCATAAGCCACCATGTcaatgctgagaatcaaacttgggtctttcaaaaagcaaaacatgcTTTTGCTCACTGAGGTAAACCTTTACCCCATATCCTGGAgctttaataaataaaacaccacCCTGCAGCTCCTGTAAATATCTGTTGGTGAGAGAATCAGGTGTTCATCTCTAGTAATTGGGAAGAATCCATTCTTTTACTAAATTAAGCTTTTTAGGtgcaaaataatgtaaatattaaatgtgTGACTTATGGTTTCATAGCCATTTAAAATTTATAGGATAGCCCCAGGCACTAAGTTCTAAATtattttcatacatacatgcatgtgcctaTACATGTGGAATATATGCATAAACTTGACAATGTTTTGGACACTTTGTTTTCACAAGAATCTGATTCAGtgtagttgtttttatttctctatcaCAAGCTGATTTAATGTAATGAATTAAATTAATTCAATGATAAGTTGACCCTGGTCACCATGTCAAATAACTAACATCAGCACTAGATGTAAGACTGTTGTGTGAACTGTGAAAAGTGTGTGGATTCTGATGATGTCTGGAAACACTGGGGATCTTGTTTTCTATGGCAGGGGAAGgagtttgttttgaaacagaaatatacaaacaGGATCAGTATCTGTTCATCTTCAGTGAGTTCATGTTTGCCATACTGTGTTGATAATAGTGTTTGTCTTAGTGTCCCAAGTTCTGTCTTATTGGGGATATATATGTAGTCTGTAGTCACTACAGAAACCATTAAAGTAATAGAGAGAAATGACCATGTAGGGGTGGGATGGaagcaaaaagaacaaaatattaataCAATGAACTCCTCAGTGAACTATATAAAGGGCAGCTTCTTAGAGTGTGAAGGGGtataaatacagaagaaagagGTAGGTAGGTGATGACACTGCTCTTCCTAAGAAAAGTAAAATACTATTTGTCTTGGTAGCTGGGGTTAGTTCTTTAAACCTGAAGCTTCACAAAAGGTCTAAATGGGGTCTAAAGTTGGAGTCTAAAGTGGGAGAGGCCTAGGGCCATTTAGAACCAGAATTAATGGTCATAGGATATAGAAAGTACAATAATTGTTTCCAACTGTATCTCACACTTTAATTCAGATTCTGGAGATGTAAGATTCCTTGGAAAATGTAACATTAAAACAGACAGATTGAGAAAGACATTTGGTTGATTAAACCTGTATGATTACCATGGAATACCACTAAGATTACATTAGAATTATGAGTCAAAGCATGGATAGTTATAAAATAGAGCACAGTAAAATTATAGAGTATGAGAATGACTAACCTaagattttctatttctcttctgAATATTTTCCAGATTAATGTAGCTTTTTTCAGTTGTACAAATATGATTAACGTTCTATGCTCATCACTACTGTTCTAGCTGTAAACAAGGAATTAGGCAATTAAATCAATAGGATTGGATTTCTACGACATGAGACTTGGATGTAATACAGGCCCACAAACTTGGCATTCTGTATAGATATGACTGTGATTGTATTGATTATCTGTAATTATCTATATAAACAGCAGATACATGGAAGACATAGAAATGTAGTCTATGATGTACAGTCTGGAAGATCAAAAGTTAAAGAGACAGGCTTTTCAAGAATTAGTAtggaaaatagaatgaaaatatagttAGTGTATCACAAACTTGATGTatgctgtattatttttttcagatatatgAAATAAACTTCTACTATGCTCTTAAGTTGAACACACTCTTCACTTATGTTCTCACACAAGGATGTGCTTTATTTCCAAGCTGGGCTTGGAGTCCTAGCcaatatgtttcttttttgtttctatatttttgtcaTCGTAGGTCACAGACCTAAGCCCACGGACCTGATCTCCTGTCAACTGACCTTTGTGCACATAACCATGTTCCTCACTGCAGgggatatttggttttctgactTATTTGAGATTCTGAACGTTGAGAATGACTTCAAATGTAAGGCAGCTTTTTATATAAGCAGGGTGATGAGAGGCCTCTCTATCTGCatcacctgcctcctgagtgtggtcCAGGCTGTCACTATCAGTCCCAGTGCCTCACTGTTGGCAACgtttaaacaaaaagtaaaaaaatacatgatatatGCTTTATTATGTATTTGGTCTTTCAATATATCCTTTAGTATTAACCGGATCTTCTATGTTGGTGCTTATACCAATGTGAGTGAGACCAGCCAGATGAATGTCATAAAATATTGCTCACTCTTACCCATGAATTATGTCATCAGAGCATTGATTTTAACAGTGACAAGTTccagagatgtgtttcttgtaggaATCATGCTGATCACAAGTACATACATGGTGATTATCTTGCTCAGACATCAGAGGCAATGCAAGCACCTTCATAGTATCAGCCAGCTCAGAGCATCCCCTGAGGAAAGGGCCACCCAGATTATCTTGTTGCTGGTGGTTTTCTTTGTGGTTATGTATTGGGTAGACTTCATCATCACAATAACCTCATTCTTCTTATGGAGGTATGACCCAGTCATCCTGACTGTTCAGAAGTTTGTGATGAATGCCTATCCCACAATTACTCCTTTGGTACAAATCAGTATTGACAAGAGAATAATCATTATGCTGAAAAACTTGCAGTCAAAATGCCACCATATGTTCTTAAAAAGATGTTTTTTCTCTTCATTATAATGCTAttaatttatttcacatttatatGTACAAGTGTTGTACCAGAgggcatgcatgtctgtatttctggtgtccacagaggtcagaagatgtcaTGGCATCCCCTGGACTTGTGTAGCACTAGTCATTTTGTTTCCAAATTACAGGTCTTTATACTTTAATGGTTTAAGTAACAATGCCAGATTCTTcatatgatttaaataaaatttgtgttATTGCACATATACATTCTTATGACCTTTCTGTCTTCAAATAGTTGAGAGTTCTTAAGTTAATTGTACACAATAAATTGATACTTTCATATGAATTCACTTCCTCCTTTTAACTTTATACAATAAATTTTGCTTGGATGCTGAGGTTACTCAAAGCAATATCCTCACTGATAGTCactttcaagttttcttttttcctccctgacaaagtagcctttttctttaaatattttttgttaattatttttatatatttcatattttatttctcacttGGCCAATCCCTGTCCACCTTCTGATTTGTCCacttcccatacctcctcctctccccctgtctccaagtggatgttcccacccccaccactcctcctgacctctaaacaccctggggcctccagtctcttgagggttaggtgtatcaccTCTGAGTGAGCACAGACCTGGCAGTTCTTTACTGTATgtgtattgggggcctcatatcagctggtgtattctGCCTGTTTAGTGatctagtgtttgagagatccttggggtccagattaattgagactgctggtcctcctacaggtttGCCCTCAGATTCATTCAGCCTTCCATAATTCAACagtaggggtcagctgcttctgtccttgGTTGGGtggaaatatctgcatctgactctttcagctatattcttttgtttttaagttacaTTCACTAatcaaaaatagtttaaatattttgttgtaaTGTTTCCACTAATCATAATTTATGTGGATCCATAaaaatgatttgatttttttccacttttcccacatttatttaatgcatttcttttttatttatttgatatattttttatttatatttcaaatgatttcccttttctgactccccactccccaaaagtctgatatccctctcccctccccctattctcccatccaccccttataaaaatgtaatgtgcctgtttatctattcattttatcTACTCATTGAGATATTAATGGGAAATAAGATGTTttatatacacattcatgttGTACAATGTGTTTgttgtgtatttgtatgcatttatgtatgtgtgtgtacacagctgaaggatgtgtgtatatgtacacatagagACCAGGAAGTAATGTTGGCAGTTGTTCTCTTTTGCTGTTCACCTGGTGTCTTGTAGAGCATCTCTCTCTGTGACCTGGACCAAGGTGGCAGTCTCAGGGATTCTCTTGTtttcacctctccagctctgggatCACAAGTGTTTACCACCAGACTTCATCATTCCAGCATTCTAATAATATATTCCGATTAGGGTTTCCACTTCTCCTATTCCTCTCAGTTTGTACAAGTGCTTCAGCCCCCCTCATCCATTCATAACTATCTATTCCATTTTCCCTGTTTAGGGAGATGCAATGTTATGCCAAGAAGCATTTGTGAACTGCAAATGACCACCAGTGAACCAGTTTTGATGCAGTTGTactagggtctctttattacaagCTCTCGTCTGGGTTTTCCTCTAACCTAACCATGACACTGCAGGATGGGAAGGTGGAGCAGCCTCGAACCCTCAACAGGACAAGGTTTCATACGAAAAGGGAACAAGTGAGGGGATA
It contains:
- the LOC127678663 gene encoding putative vomeronasal receptor-like protein 4; this encodes MFSHKDVLYFQAGLGVLANMFLFCFYIFVIVGHRPKPTDLISCQLTFVHITMFLTAGDIWFSDLFEILNVENDFKCKAAFYISRVMRGLSICITCLLSVVQAVTISPSASLLATFKQKVKKYMIYALLCIWSFNISFSINRIFYVGAYTNVSETSQMNVIKYCSLLPMNYVIRALILTVTSSRDVFLVGIMLITSTYMVIILLRHQRQCKHLHSISQLRASPEERATQIILLLVVFFVVMYWVDFIITITSFFLWRYDPVILTVQKFVMNAYPTITPLVQISIDKRIIIMLKNLQSKCHHMFLKRCFFSSL